One Cryptomeria japonica chromosome 9, Sugi_1.0, whole genome shotgun sequence genomic window carries:
- the LOC131038707 gene encoding IRK-interacting protein isoform X2, whose product MANCKDLRSISNAPVQCKSPAKIKPPSSSTCEEVSPQPQGEKIQPKKMTSVMWEELEQEIEKESPTIPTRSQPGLLSRRVNSVSSMRSSMDHSPSCSQNPYQHHHQHTPLHPGRGNPVHHVMSSNIGVSCNRCRPAFKNKESPAVIPLPELQDMIGLPSKNPNNNGNGLLKSWFFSRTKKIPPKKLISTDTDKAEAHSLSPAIMSIEGLKQKLVQANIGRDVAISEVAQLRSSMVELEKKLRELELHCHDLKHAFDQTAQEGGVARPKRPVLESGTKALNSVHVSYETKVKCFLQVVSEARVTVRQLSRNLIISIHDNDCKGLEKLTSLLQPFDVHVGPRITKVVMYHLEALLNQAFYEDFESCNFQKNGAQMVLDTYESCAMNYRSFNELRNLSWDEVLNKGTRFFSEDFSRFCDQKMGLIVSMLNWASAWPEHLLQAFFTAAKYVWLVHLAAFSFQPPLVIFRVERSTKFDSVYMEDIVADRQTKQAAATVRIMLMPGFYVHNSVIKCKVLCRYI is encoded by the exons ATGGCCAACTGCAAGGACCTTAGATCGATTAGCAATGCACCTGTTCAATGCAAAAGTCCTGCGAAAATCAAGCCTCCAAGTTCTTCT ACTTGTGAAGAGGTAAGCCCTCAGCCTCAGGGTGAAAAGATTCAACCAAAAAAAATGACAAGTGTGATGTGGGAGGAATTGGAGCAGGAGATTGAGAAAGAAAGTCCCACAATACCAACAAGAAGTCAACCTGGATTGCTTAGTAGAAGGGTTAACAGTGTCTCCTCAATGAGATCATCAATGGATCATTCTCCTTCCTGTAGTCAGAATCCATATCAGCATCACCATCAGCATACTCCTCTGCATCCTGGCAGGGGAAACCCAGTTCATCATGTGATGAGCTCTAACATAGGGGTCTCCTGCAACAGATGTAGGCCTGCATTTAAGAACAAAGAGAGTCCAGCTGTGATCCCTTTGCCCGAATTGCAAGACATGATTGGATTGCCCAGTAAAAACCCAAATAACAATGGCAATGGCCTTCTCAAATCTTGGTTCTTTTCTAGAACCAAAAAGATACCCCCCAAAAAGCTGATTTCTACAGACACAGACAAAGCAGAAGCCCATTCCTTGAGTCCTGCCATCATGAGCATTGAAGGTTTGAAGCAGAAATTAGTGCAGGCCAACATAGGGAGGGATGTTGCAATAAGTGAGGTTGCCCAGTTAAGGTCATCTATGGTAGAGTTGGAGAAGAAACTAAGGGAATTAGAGCTTCATTGTCATGACCTCAAGCATGCTTTTGATCAGACCGCGCAGGAAGGTGGTGTTGCTCGTCCTAAAAGGCCTGTACTTGAAAGTGGTACAAAGGCCTTAAATTCTGTGCATGTCTCATATGAAACAAAAGTAAAATGTTTTCTTCAAGTTGTATCTGAAGCAAGAGTTACTGTAAGACAGTTATCCAGAAACCTAATCATATCAATACATGACAATGATTGTAAAGGCCTAGAGAAGCTCACCTCCCTGTTGCAGCCATTTGATGTGCATGTGGGTCCAAGAATAACTAAAGTTGTTATGTACCACTTAGAAGCTCTATTGAATCAGGCCTTCTATGAGGATTTTGAGAGTTGCAATTTTCAGAAAAATGGTGCCCAGATGGTCCTAGACACCTATGAGAGTTGTGCCATGAATTATAGATCTTTTAATGAATTGAGAAATTTGAGTTGGGATGAAGTTCTTAACAAGGGGACCAGGTTCTTCAGTGAAGATTTTAGCAGGTTCTGTGACCAGAAGATGGGCTTGATTGTGTCTATGCTCAACTGGGCCAGTGCATGGCCTGAGCATTTGCTACAAGCATTTTTTACTGCAGCAAAATATGTGTGGCTTGTTCATCTAGCAGCATTTTCTTTTCAGCCGCCCCTTGTTATTTTCAGAGTTGAAAGATCCACAAAGTTTGATTCTGTTTACATGGAGGACATTGTTGCCGACAGACAAACAAAACAGGCTGCTGCAACTGTCAGAATTATGCTGATGCCAGGATTTTATGTCCACAATAGTGTAATAAAGTGTAAGGTCTTATGCAGGTATATATGA
- the LOC131038707 gene encoding IRK-interacting protein isoform X1 — protein MANCKDLRSISNAPVQCKSPAKIKPPSSSPLQTCEEVSPQPQGEKIQPKKMTSVMWEELEQEIEKESPTIPTRSQPGLLSRRVNSVSSMRSSMDHSPSCSQNPYQHHHQHTPLHPGRGNPVHHVMSSNIGVSCNRCRPAFKNKESPAVIPLPELQDMIGLPSKNPNNNGNGLLKSWFFSRTKKIPPKKLISTDTDKAEAHSLSPAIMSIEGLKQKLVQANIGRDVAISEVAQLRSSMVELEKKLRELELHCHDLKHAFDQTAQEGGVARPKRPVLESGTKALNSVHVSYETKVKCFLQVVSEARVTVRQLSRNLIISIHDNDCKGLEKLTSLLQPFDVHVGPRITKVVMYHLEALLNQAFYEDFESCNFQKNGAQMVLDTYESCAMNYRSFNELRNLSWDEVLNKGTRFFSEDFSRFCDQKMGLIVSMLNWASAWPEHLLQAFFTAAKYVWLVHLAAFSFQPPLVIFRVERSTKFDSVYMEDIVADRQTKQAAATVRIMLMPGFYVHNSVIKCKVLCRYI, from the exons ATGGCCAACTGCAAGGACCTTAGATCGATTAGCAATGCACCTGTTCAATGCAAAAGTCCTGCGAAAATCAAGCCTCCAAGTTCTTCT CCATTGCAGACTTGTGAAGAGGTAAGCCCTCAGCCTCAGGGTGAAAAGATTCAACCAAAAAAAATGACAAGTGTGATGTGGGAGGAATTGGAGCAGGAGATTGAGAAAGAAAGTCCCACAATACCAACAAGAAGTCAACCTGGATTGCTTAGTAGAAGGGTTAACAGTGTCTCCTCAATGAGATCATCAATGGATCATTCTCCTTCCTGTAGTCAGAATCCATATCAGCATCACCATCAGCATACTCCTCTGCATCCTGGCAGGGGAAACCCAGTTCATCATGTGATGAGCTCTAACATAGGGGTCTCCTGCAACAGATGTAGGCCTGCATTTAAGAACAAAGAGAGTCCAGCTGTGATCCCTTTGCCCGAATTGCAAGACATGATTGGATTGCCCAGTAAAAACCCAAATAACAATGGCAATGGCCTTCTCAAATCTTGGTTCTTTTCTAGAACCAAAAAGATACCCCCCAAAAAGCTGATTTCTACAGACACAGACAAAGCAGAAGCCCATTCCTTGAGTCCTGCCATCATGAGCATTGAAGGTTTGAAGCAGAAATTAGTGCAGGCCAACATAGGGAGGGATGTTGCAATAAGTGAGGTTGCCCAGTTAAGGTCATCTATGGTAGAGTTGGAGAAGAAACTAAGGGAATTAGAGCTTCATTGTCATGACCTCAAGCATGCTTTTGATCAGACCGCGCAGGAAGGTGGTGTTGCTCGTCCTAAAAGGCCTGTACTTGAAAGTGGTACAAAGGCCTTAAATTCTGTGCATGTCTCATATGAAACAAAAGTAAAATGTTTTCTTCAAGTTGTATCTGAAGCAAGAGTTACTGTAAGACAGTTATCCAGAAACCTAATCATATCAATACATGACAATGATTGTAAAGGCCTAGAGAAGCTCACCTCCCTGTTGCAGCCATTTGATGTGCATGTGGGTCCAAGAATAACTAAAGTTGTTATGTACCACTTAGAAGCTCTATTGAATCAGGCCTTCTATGAGGATTTTGAGAGTTGCAATTTTCAGAAAAATGGTGCCCAGATGGTCCTAGACACCTATGAGAGTTGTGCCATGAATTATAGATCTTTTAATGAATTGAGAAATTTGAGTTGGGATGAAGTTCTTAACAAGGGGACCAGGTTCTTCAGTGAAGATTTTAGCAGGTTCTGTGACCAGAAGATGGGCTTGATTGTGTCTATGCTCAACTGGGCCAGTGCATGGCCTGAGCATTTGCTACAAGCATTTTTTACTGCAGCAAAATATGTGTGGCTTGTTCATCTAGCAGCATTTTCTTTTCAGCCGCCCCTTGTTATTTTCAGAGTTGAAAGATCCACAAAGTTTGATTCTGTTTACATGGAGGACATTGTTGCCGACAGACAAACAAAACAGGCTGCTGCAACTGTCAGAATTATGCTGATGCCAGGATTTTATGTCCACAATAGTGTAATAAAGTGTAAGGTCTTATGCAGGTATATATGA